A region from the Pseudonocardia petroleophila genome encodes:
- a CDS encoding DUF3558 domain-containing protein: MSRLFLFAVLCVIATVACTTTAPERTPPRSDGAATAPAAAMAPDQGAPPMFAPSVPEPKDARGIPPCDLLTDDQLRQLDLLPDSATGAGDAVVQTCAWTSATDATNPVGLEINTDSTLAALDIIYNTRDVVERFEPTEVAGHPAVRADYFADNSCTLAIGIADHQGIGIQANGANRPLPDPCDIPRRMGEFILSNLPPLT, translated from the coding sequence ATGAGCCGTCTGTTCCTGTTCGCTGTCCTCTGCGTGATCGCGACTGTTGCCTGCACGACGACGGCGCCTGAACGGACTCCGCCGAGATCGGACGGTGCGGCCACCGCACCTGCCGCTGCGATGGCCCCCGATCAGGGCGCGCCTCCGATGTTCGCGCCATCTGTCCCGGAACCCAAGGATGCTCGCGGCATTCCGCCGTGCGATCTGCTCACCGACGATCAGCTCAGGCAGCTCGATCTGCTACCGGACAGCGCCACAGGAGCAGGCGACGCAGTCGTCCAGACGTGCGCGTGGACCTCGGCCACTGATGCGACCAACCCCGTCGGTCTTGAGATCAACACCGATTCGACACTCGCGGCGCTGGACATCATCTACAACACGCGCGATGTGGTGGAGCGCTTCGAACCCACCGAGGTTGCGGGCCATCCGGCGGTGCGCGCGGACTACTTCGCCGACAACAGCTGCACCCTCGCCATCGGCATCGCTGACCACCAAGGGATCGGGATCCAGGCGAACGGGGCGAACCGGCCCCTCCCCGACCCCTGCGACATCCCCCGCCGCATGGGCGAGTTCATCCTCTCCAACCTCCCGCCGCTGACCTGA
- a CDS encoding PE domain-containing protein, with amino-acid sequence MADDGGGSTDEADLGHAAVTWARSRLAAPVEGGGRAGGFVVDPERAEACIAELTRITNELRMQVVTSNGFRFDAPGNDEVSLNLAANGAEMSRRAEGFLQAWAAQIEATRDALQDQLDAYRSVETSNSGLLA; translated from the coding sequence GTGGCGGACGACGGTGGGGGCAGTACCGACGAGGCGGACCTCGGCCACGCCGCCGTGACCTGGGCCCGCTCCCGGTTGGCGGCCCCGGTCGAGGGTGGGGGCCGGGCCGGTGGGTTCGTCGTGGATCCGGAGCGGGCGGAGGCGTGCATCGCGGAGCTGACGAGGATCACGAACGAGCTGCGGATGCAGGTGGTGACTTCCAACGGATTCCGGTTCGATGCTCCTGGGAACGACGAGGTCAGTCTCAATCTCGCAGCCAACGGCGCCGAGATGTCCCGGCGCGCGGAGGGGTTCCTGCAGGCCTGGGCCGCCCAGATCGAGGCGACGCGTGACGCACTGCAGGATCAGCTGGACGCATACCGGTCGGTGGAAACCTCGAACTCCGGATTGCTGGCATGA
- a CDS encoding DoxX family protein — MLAALFIQGGINALKAPQGHVEAARPVLDAVAPAVDKAVEVAPIDQRPDDELLIKIDAGVKIVAGSMLALGKFPRLASTALAASLIPTTLAGHRFWEETDEAKKAEQQIHFFKNVGLLGGLLIAAADTHGKPSVAYRGKRAARRAQAAVLDLTQTSGPGIGERVSSVAHDATGALGGVAAGLVGAAPGAGAAVSSFAQKAGTQLSAAGSEASARASEVGQDLSVRAARAAKKAEKRGAELQKVAEKRGAELQKAGEKRRAELLKRTAKQRKQLAKQAAKKRKELEKRGPVVLDQVTSQASSLGHELAARASAVGSEIAHQAEGAAKDARKRVHALTA; from the coding sequence ATGCTCGCTGCTCTGTTCATCCAGGGCGGCATCAACGCGCTCAAGGCGCCCCAGGGCCACGTCGAGGCGGCCCGGCCCGTTCTCGACGCCGTCGCCCCGGCCGTGGACAAGGCCGTCGAGGTGGCGCCGATCGACCAGCGCCCCGACGACGAGCTGCTGATCAAGATCGACGCCGGCGTCAAGATCGTCGCCGGGTCGATGCTCGCACTGGGCAAGTTCCCGCGCCTGGCCTCCACCGCCCTCGCCGCGTCCCTGATCCCCACCACCCTGGCCGGTCACCGGTTCTGGGAGGAGACCGACGAGGCGAAGAAGGCGGAGCAGCAGATCCACTTCTTCAAGAACGTCGGCCTGCTCGGTGGCCTGCTCATCGCCGCGGCCGACACCCACGGCAAGCCGTCGGTGGCCTACCGCGGCAAGCGCGCGGCCCGCCGCGCCCAGGCTGCGGTCCTCGACCTCACCCAGACCTCCGGCCCGGGCATCGGCGAGCGCGTCAGCTCGGTCGCCCACGACGCGACCGGCGCGCTCGGCGGCGTCGCCGCGGGCCTCGTCGGTGCCGCGCCCGGCGCCGGTGCCGCCGTCTCGTCCTTCGCGCAGAAGGCCGGCACCCAGCTCTCCGCCGCGGGCAGCGAGGCCTCCGCCCGCGCGTCCGAGGTCGGGCAGGACCTCTCGGTCCGCGCCGCCCGTGCCGCCAAGAAGGCCGAGAAGCGCGGCGCCGAGCTGCAGAAGGTCGCCGAGAAGCGCGGCGCCGAGCTGCAGAAGGCCGGCGAGAAGCGCCGCGCCGAGCTGCTCAAGCGCACCGCGAAGCAGCGCAAGCAGCTCGCCAAGCAGGCCGCGAAGAAGCGCAAGGAGCTGGAGAAGCGGGGGCCCGTCGTCCTCGACCAGGTCACCTCGCAGGCCAGCTCGCTCGGCCACGAGCTCGCCGCCCGCGCCAGCGCCGTCGGCTCCGAGATCGCGCACCAGGCCGAGGGCGCGGCCAAGGACGCCCGCAAGCGCGTCCACGCCCTCACCGCCTGA
- a CDS encoding ROK family protein, which produces MSRQRAIGLDVGGTKIAGGVVDADGTVLTELVEPTPEDSDAEAVLAVLLDIVERLRAKHDDVAAIGVGAAGIVEWPQGRMLWAPNNAYRDWPVREQLEAATGLPAVIDNDANVAALAEARLGPRPYRHLVLITVGTGIGGGLVQDGRIYRGPTGRGAELGHIVLNPDGPVCGCGNHGCFEAYASGTALTRMGREAAADDPDGLIARLGAERGEVTGQTVTAAAGQGDPTALDLFGRLGRWLGVGIASLANIFELEVVVVGGGLVSTGDLLLAPARRAAREFAYAREARATAPIVAATFGGDAGMVGAALLALDEGRTSVG; this is translated from the coding sequence GTGAGCAGACAGCGGGCGATCGGGCTGGACGTCGGAGGCACCAAGATCGCGGGCGGTGTCGTGGACGCCGACGGCACCGTACTGACCGAGCTCGTGGAGCCCACACCGGAGGACTCCGACGCCGAGGCGGTGCTCGCGGTGCTGCTGGACATCGTCGAACGGCTGCGCGCGAAGCACGACGACGTGGCGGCGATCGGGGTCGGCGCGGCCGGGATCGTGGAGTGGCCGCAGGGGCGGATGCTGTGGGCGCCGAACAACGCCTACCGCGACTGGCCGGTGCGCGAGCAGCTGGAGGCCGCCACCGGGCTGCCCGCCGTCATCGACAACGACGCCAACGTCGCCGCGCTCGCGGAGGCGCGGCTGGGCCCGCGCCCCTACCGCCACCTCGTGCTGATCACCGTCGGCACCGGGATCGGCGGCGGGCTGGTGCAGGACGGGCGGATCTACCGGGGCCCGACCGGGCGCGGCGCCGAGCTGGGCCACATCGTCCTCAACCCCGACGGCCCCGTCTGCGGCTGCGGCAACCACGGCTGCTTCGAGGCCTACGCGTCCGGCACGGCGCTCACCCGGATGGGTCGCGAGGCCGCCGCCGACGACCCCGACGGGCTGATCGCGCGGCTCGGGGCGGAGCGGGGCGAGGTCACCGGCCAGACGGTGACGGCTGCGGCCGGGCAGGGCGACCCGACCGCCCTGGACCTGTTCGGGCGGCTGGGCCGCTGGCTCGGTGTCGGCATCGCCTCGCTGGCCAACATCTTCGAGCTGGAGGTGGTCGTCGTCGGCGGCGGGCTCGTCAGCACCGGCGACCTGCTGCTGGCCCCGGCGCGGCGCGCCGCCCGCGAGTTCGCCTACGCCCGGGAGGCCCGGGCGACCGCGCCGATCGTCGCGGCGACGTTCGGCGGCGACGCCGGGATGGTCGGCGCCGCGCTGCTCGCCCTCGACGAGGGCCGTACCTCGGTAGGGTGA
- a CDS encoding alkaline phosphatase D family protein: MLVLGPVLRHVGETTAQVWVQTDEPATVRVLGCEARTFEVQGHHFALVGVTGLTPDSRTPYEVHLDGEQVWPLASTPFPASLIRTRGPDSDGSNRIIFGSCRYAKVADPKLAAKLGIDALDAYATRMVHRDPAEWPDALLLLGDQVYADELTPRIRRRIAGRRDNHPDWPDDEIVDFGEYVGLYRDAWSDPEIRWLLSTVPTAMIFDDHDVRDDWNTSKAWRDEMRATSWWEHRIRAGLASYWVFQHIGNLPPEELAADSDAARILGAEGDTWPQLAELADRADAETDGAKGVRFSFRWDLGRSRFIMIDSRNGRILEDGQHLMLGDPEFDWVEAAVHAPGSVDHLVLGTSLPWLLPHAIGELQTVNEIAAAKPGWRGRLGESIRQGADLEHWAAFRESFDRLTRMIERAARSGVASVNVLSGDVHHSYAARADLESAPPAAVHQLTCSPVHNHVEWFVKPGFRLGWSRFTRRLTERWSERAGAPAKTVDWERLAGPLFGNTIATLDITDRTAEVIFEQPTSPASLAERARLELTAPAPVEVAT; the protein is encoded by the coding sequence ATGCTCGTTCTCGGACCCGTCCTGCGGCACGTCGGCGAGACCACCGCACAGGTCTGGGTGCAGACCGACGAGCCCGCCACCGTGCGCGTACTGGGCTGCGAGGCCCGCACGTTCGAGGTGCAGGGCCACCACTTCGCGCTGGTCGGCGTCACCGGGCTGACACCGGACAGCCGCACCCCCTACGAGGTGCACCTCGACGGCGAGCAGGTGTGGCCGCTGGCCAGCACGCCGTTCCCGGCCAGCCTGATCCGCACGCGCGGCCCGGACTCCGACGGGTCGAACCGGATCATCTTCGGCTCCTGCCGGTACGCGAAGGTGGCCGATCCGAAGCTCGCCGCGAAGCTCGGCATCGACGCGCTCGACGCGTACGCCACGCGGATGGTGCACCGCGATCCCGCGGAGTGGCCCGACGCGCTGCTGCTGCTCGGCGACCAGGTCTACGCCGACGAGCTGACCCCGCGGATCCGCCGCCGCATCGCCGGCCGCCGCGACAACCACCCCGACTGGCCCGACGACGAGATCGTCGACTTCGGCGAGTACGTCGGCCTCTACCGCGACGCCTGGTCCGACCCGGAGATCCGCTGGCTGCTCTCCACGGTGCCCACCGCGATGATCTTCGACGACCACGACGTGCGCGACGACTGGAACACCTCGAAGGCCTGGCGCGACGAGATGCGCGCGACCAGCTGGTGGGAGCACCGGATCCGCGCGGGCCTGGCGTCGTACTGGGTGTTCCAGCACATCGGCAACCTGCCGCCCGAGGAGCTCGCCGCCGACTCCGACGCCGCGCGCATCCTCGGCGCCGAGGGCGACACGTGGCCGCAGCTCGCCGAGCTGGCCGACCGCGCCGACGCCGAGACCGACGGTGCGAAGGGCGTGCGCTTCAGCTTCCGCTGGGACCTGGGCCGCAGCCGGTTCATCATGATCGACTCCCGGAACGGGCGGATCCTCGAGGACGGCCAGCACCTGATGCTGGGCGATCCCGAGTTCGACTGGGTCGAGGCCGCGGTGCACGCCCCCGGCTCCGTCGACCACCTGGTGCTCGGCACGTCGCTGCCGTGGCTGCTGCCGCACGCGATCGGCGAGCTGCAGACGGTCAACGAGATCGCGGCGGCGAAGCCGGGATGGCGCGGGCGGCTCGGGGAGTCGATCCGCCAGGGGGCCGACCTGGAGCACTGGGCGGCGTTCCGCGAGTCCTTCGACCGGCTGACCCGGATGATCGAGCGCGCCGCGCGGAGCGGGGTGGCGTCGGTGAACGTCCTCTCCGGCGACGTCCACCACAGCTACGCCGCCCGGGCCGACCTCGAGTCGGCACCGCCCGCCGCCGTCCACCAGCTCACGTGCTCGCCGGTGCACAACCACGTCGAGTGGTTCGTGAAGCCGGGCTTCCGGCTCGGCTGGTCGCGGTTCACCCGCCGGCTCACCGAGCGCTGGTCCGAGCGGGCGGGCGCCCCGGCCAAGACCGTCGACTGGGAACGCCTGGCCGGCCCGCTGTTCGGCAACACCATCGCCACGCTCGACATCACCGACCGCACGGCCGAGGTGATCTTCGAGCAGCCCACGTCGCCCGCCTCGCTCGCCGAGCGCGCCCGTCTCGAGCTCACCGCACCCGCTCCCGTGGAGGTCGCCACGTGA
- a CDS encoding GNAT family N-acetyltransferase, translating to MTPPPSAIAGQTVVLRPTTAAHVPRFLEVLSHPEVAKWWGGYDLERVRRELLGPQGYAVELHGDVVGLIIYYEEDDADHRHAGLDLALHPDAHGQGLGADAMRTMARFLFEVRGHHRIVIDPAAHNERAIRSYTRVGFRPIGVMRDYERRLDGSWHDGLLMDLLPDDLV from the coding sequence GTGACACCGCCCCCCTCGGCCATCGCCGGCCAGACCGTCGTCCTGCGGCCCACCACGGCCGCCCACGTGCCGCGGTTCCTGGAGGTGCTCTCCCACCCCGAGGTGGCGAAGTGGTGGGGCGGCTACGACCTGGAGCGCGTGCGGCGCGAGCTGCTCGGCCCGCAGGGCTACGCGGTGGAGCTGCACGGCGACGTCGTCGGGCTGATCATCTACTACGAGGAGGACGACGCCGACCACCGCCACGCCGGCCTCGACCTCGCCCTGCACCCCGACGCCCACGGGCAGGGCCTCGGCGCCGACGCGATGCGCACGATGGCCCGGTTCCTGTTCGAGGTCCGCGGCCACCACCGCATCGTCATCGACCCGGCCGCCCACAACGAGCGCGCGATCCGCAGCTACACCCGCGTCGGGTTCCGACCGATCGGCGTCATGCGCGACTACGAGCGCCGCCTCGACGGCAGCTGGCACGACGGCCTGCTGATGGACCTGCTGCCCGACGACCTGGTCTGA
- a CDS encoding maleylpyruvate isomerase family mycothiol-dependent enzyme, with translation MDHAAALVDQNRLLADLVRDAPADTAVPTCPGWTLQQLVRHVGRGDRWAATIVRTGAFVDPREVAGGKPGDDVVGWLHESPRTLLDAVDGTGPDVPVWTFLGPRPAAWWIRRRLHESTVHRADAALALGVPYDIEPELAADGLSEWIALLAERSDGGDPPLAAGTVLHLHATDDGLGEAGEWLVRGTDGGGVEWEHGHGKGAAAVRGTAADLLLAVTRRVPASRVEVLGDAAVLDTWLERTSF, from the coding sequence ATGGATCACGCCGCCGCCCTCGTCGACCAGAACCGGTTGCTCGCCGACCTCGTCCGGGACGCGCCCGCCGACACCGCCGTCCCGACCTGCCCGGGCTGGACGCTGCAGCAGCTGGTCCGGCACGTGGGGCGCGGCGACCGGTGGGCCGCGACGATCGTGCGCACCGGGGCGTTCGTCGACCCGCGGGAGGTGGCGGGCGGCAAGCCCGGCGACGACGTCGTCGGCTGGCTGCACGAGAGCCCCCGCACGCTCCTCGACGCCGTCGACGGGACCGGCCCCGACGTGCCGGTCTGGACGTTCCTCGGCCCGCGCCCCGCCGCGTGGTGGATCCGGCGGCGGCTGCACGAGTCGACGGTGCACCGGGCCGACGCGGCGCTGGCCCTGGGCGTGCCCTACGACATCGAGCCGGAGCTGGCCGCCGACGGCCTGTCGGAGTGGATCGCGCTGCTGGCGGAGCGCTCCGACGGCGGGGACCCGCCGCTGGCCGCGGGGACCGTGCTGCACCTGCACGCCACCGACGACGGGCTGGGCGAGGCGGGGGAGTGGCTGGTCCGCGGCACCGACGGCGGTGGCGTCGAGTGGGAGCACGGGCACGGCAAGGGCGCGGCGGCCGTCCGCGGGACCGCGGCCGACCTGCTGCTCGCCGTCACCCGCCGGGTCCCGGCCTCGCGCGTCGAGGTGCTCGGCGACGCCGCGGTGCTCGACACGTGGCTGGAGCGCACCAGCTTCTGA